The Coccinella septempunctata chromosome 6, icCocSept1.1, whole genome shotgun sequence genome segment TATCTCTTCTGTATAACACACGGCAATAACAGTGGGCGGCATACCTAAAGATAAGGGCTAGAAAGAAGTAGAGAaagaggctaatagggctaccCACCTATCAACCTATCTATACTAGAAACAATCCAAACTTGCTTGCAACCGAATTTCAGTAATGGCTTTCCCCACAATACGTCTTCATTTATGTCCGAGATTGAAACAAACTTATAGTTCAAGTTTTAACGTGCCAGAAAGGGCGATGGCTATGGTTTAAGTTTTATGTTCGATGCTTTTAACCCCATCTGATCGAGGAAAGTTTCAGGATATATTTGTCCTTTTAACGcgataaaattcatatttttagaTATCCTTCTGTAATGGGGTGGATTGAATAAAGTCGGTCCTCTCTTTACACTCTATTAGATCTTAGATCTGCCAATTATATGATTCATTTTAAAGAGAGATTTACACCCTCTCATTACACACGTCCTCTGAAGCTATAGACAAAGGGCTTTTTGAAATATTCCGCTTACTTGatgacaaagattatagagttagtctTTGCTTGATGAGTTTTAGAGTAGTAAAAGCACCCATCGAATTTTTGTTAGCTCCCATTTGGTTATTAACCTCTTGCATTCAAATAATCGTGATTACTGAATGAATTCTGAATAAATGGTGGATGCACAAACTGTTGGTATCCCGCTCAAGaaagcgcatccaccataaCTGTATTCTATAAGATTTACAAGAAGGAATCTATTTTTTCTCGACAACTGCATCAACTGAAGTTAAGGATGATCGTTTTCTGAATGGAAATCTAATCTCCAAATTGTATCGCAAGTccgaagaaatgaaaaaaacgaaataattttctattttGAATGTGACAAATAGTTCAAATAGTTGACAGATGACATAATGACAAATTTTTCTATGTCGATGATTGTTTGCTGTTTGGTATACTTTTTCCAAAGCAAAAATTATGGAGGCAAATTCTTCGAAAAGTAAAGACGAGGAGATAAGATTCGAAAGCTTCTACACGGAGGTAAGTTGATCGAATATGGAATTAAATCGTTCTTTATCAATTTGATTTAGGTTAAAGAAATTGAAAAGCGAGATTCAGTGTTGACATCAAAACAACAAATTGACCGTCTTTTGAGGCCTGGATCCACATATCTTAATTTAAATCCGTTCGAGGTCTTACAAATTGACCCCGAATTGCCTATCGACGAAGTTAAGAAAAAATATCGAAGGTTATCTATTTTAGTGCATCCTGATAAAAATCAAGATGACGCCGAAAGAGCTCAGCAAGCCTTCGAAGCTGTCAACAAAGCCTGGAAGGTTCTCGAGAATGAAGTTACCAGGAAGAAGTGCATGGAAGTCATCGAAGAGGCTAAAGGAAGGACCGATATAATGGTAAGCATTCAAGGCTTGTTAGTTTTCATGCATTCATCCATTCGTTCTAGCTTGCCGAGAAAAGAAAAAAGGCTAAGAAAGAAGGTAAAGACAGAATACCTGAAGATGATCCAGAAAAGTATAGGCATGCCATTTATGTATTAACGATGAAACTATTTGCTGACATGGAAAGGAAACGGAGAGATCTTGCTGAAAGAGATCAAGAAGAAAGAAAGCGCAAGCGAGAAGCTGAGATTGAAGAGGAGGAATTGAATAAGGCTCAAAAGGAAtggcagaaaaacttcgaggtAGGCATTTACGATACAACTCTCGAGTATccgatttaattttttcttgtagGAATCCCGGCAAAATCGGGTTGACAGTTGGCAGTCCTTCCAAGCAAacacaaaaaaatcaaagtcCAGTAAAAAGATCAAGATGTTCCGACCTCCACAAAACAAACCAGAGTCTAGATAATTCAAGATCGTCTAGAAAACATCATAAATCCGTCTAGAAAATTCTTTAACCATATTTGAAATCTTGTGGTCTCTTGAGAATTTTGTAATATTATTATACTTTTCATAGTAGTGTATTATAGATAATAAGTGATTTTGTATTTTCATAAGTTTCTTCTTTTAAGAGGAAATTAACAAGATTTATTAATCTTTTCAGCTGTAGGAAGCTACCGAAAGAAGTTTCGGTAGCTTGCTGTAGACGGTAGGAGAGTTTTCAAAATCCAGTTGTACATAGAGAGCACTGAATtgcttgaacaattttttttttgttgcacACAAAGGACATTTTGGGAGTACAAGAGTGCgctttttatttaatttcaatttgtttggATTAACAACGAATAAAACTGAAGTTTGTAttgaataaatgtttttatgttCATTTTCTTTCTTATTCGTTTATTCAATCCCATAGTTTTCTTTTCAAGCCAGAAAGGGTACCATAGAAGAATCATTGACATTACTCAAGGCTTTATGCGTCTATTTGATACTCTGTGATCGGAACTTCACTTCTGTCAAACTGCCGTTTGTTATTTTCTATGGTTTGTGACCACAGATAAGTTTGTTATTTCGATGGAAGGCAGTGCCGTACTCGAAATTAATTTGGGAATATAATTTATTAACCTTCGCATatttgtggaaatgaaatttatAAAAACAATAGGATCTCAAGTCTTTATTGCGACAATATATtcattcaaaagaaaaaaaaattgaaatccaCAAAACATTAATCATATATAATATTCATTAGTTGGAAAGGAAGCTTCATTTGAACACTTAAATCTAAATGGATAGAAATCATTTATTTGTTAAAAACACTCAACATTCTTtatatatgaaaatattctTGGTTCATAAGAAAAACATCCGCCAATTCTGGCATACATACAATTACTagtaaaaaattacaatttaaAATATTGCGGTTCTCGATAACCCATGTACACATTGTATTACATTTAATACAGGGTGCCACTATATCACAGCATGATCAAGCATGGCGCTAAAAAATTCCACGAAAGAAATAACAAAGATAAATGTGAATTTTCCTAAACTACCATGAAGAAACTATGTATAACAAAAACATGTACAAGAAAAGGTAGTAATAATATAGTAACTTTCGACTTGGGAAcgcgaataaataaaaacaggGGGAAGATTATAAATACAATTTTTAAAGGCTCCCTGCTTGAACAGACCATTCTTCGGCACCTCCCGTATATTACGTAAGATAATAGAAGAATAATTACatggaaaagaagaaaataggAATATTTGtcatgacgttttttttttacgatgTTCGGGCATCCAGGGAGGGACGAAGGGACAAACAACCCTCCACCCAGAAGTTTGGTCTTTCCAACATGCTCTTCCAGAGGGTCAACTCTTTGCCAGTGGCGTCCATCCATTCCACAGGTTTACCGTAATGCTTGCCtggaaaaaatggaaatgaaGGATCCTACCTGATTTTTCACCACTTATTATTTATTACCGGTTTGCAAGCATCTCAAGCTCAACAGCTGCCGATTTCTGAATTTTTCTGGATAAAGGGGATTTTTTAATTGACAAAGAAATAGTTTGTCTTACTTTGAATCAAAGTAAATATTAAGATCTGTCCCAACCGTCAATGAAATAGTGAAGTAAGTAAAATTAAATCGATAGTTCTCGTCTTTAAAGGTTTTGCCTTCACCCACCTGATGTTGATATTATAACAACGAAACATGTAGGTAGTGAAAGTTAGGTGTTAAGTACTTTTGattcaaaaaatgttttcacaaaaatcgACAGCAGATGTGTTAATCGTATGCAGAAATGGAAATTCTCAACCAATTTAAAGACACAACCTAATATTTGTGTTAAATGAGAAGACAGTTGTTGAATCCACCGAGATATTAGAGATAGAGAAAGTTGGCTCTAATTTTTAATTGACGCGTATATGAACGacttaaatttttgttttttgagacACGTAAGCTCAACAGGACATTTTTGTCCTGTTGTCCTGTACTCTCCAAAAATGGCTTTAAACGACAAAAAAAGGAAAGTAAGATAGGGTAGAGTAGGGTACATTAGAGTAGGGTAGATTAGAGTAGGGTAGATCAGAGTAGGGTAGATCAGAGTACGGTAGATTTGAGTATGGCAGATTAGAGAAGGGCAGATCAGAGTAGGGTAGATTAGAGTAGGGTAAATTCGAGTATGGTATATTAGACTAGGGTAGGTCAGAGTAGGGTAGATTAGAATAGGGAAGATTGGAGTAGGGTAGATTGGAGTAGGGTAGATTAGAGTAGGGTAGATTAGAGAGGATTAGAGTTCACAACAGATTCGATTGGAATGAAGTAGAGTAGATGAGAGCAGACTATTGTACGGTAGAGTAGAGAGCAGTAGTATAGAGTACAGAGTGGTAGAGTGGACGGAGTATAGTGAAGTAGTGTAGAACACTTCAGAGAAGAGGAGAATGGAATTGAACAGAAATGATAAGAGTAATTTTGAGTGGACTGGAATGGACTGAATTGAATTAGAGTGAAGCAAAGCAGTGGAGAAGAGAATGTAATAGAGTAGAAGCAGGAGAGAGAAGGTTGGAGTAGAGAAAAGTGGAGTGGAGCGGAGCAGAGGAGGGAAGACTAGAGAGTAGATCAAAGTAGAGTGGAGTGGAGTTGAGTAAAGAAAATCAGGAAAGAGTATAGTAGAGCAAAACAGATGAGAGTAGACTAGAGAACAGTATTGTGGAGTAGAGCAAAGCGGAGTGTTGTAGAATAAAGCATAAGAGAGTAGGGTAGAGTTCAGTGAAGCAGGGTAGACTAGAGAAGAGTAGGGTGGAGAGGAGTAGAATAGAGCAAATCAGAAGATAGAAAAGTAGAGCCGAGTAGTGCAGAGTTTAGCTGATTGAATCGGAGTGGAGCAAAGTAGAATGAAGCAGAGAGTAGACTAAAGCAAACTTGAGCAAAGCAGAAGAGAGTACAGTACCTAAAGTTGAGAGGAGTAGAGCAGAGTAGTAAACTAAAGTGGAGTAGTGTGGAGTAAAGTAAAATAGAGTAGAGTAAAACAAAGCAGAAAAGAAGAGAGTAGAGTGGAATGGAATAGAGTACATTGCTGTGGCGCCTCTATCTCTATTATCTTCCACAACCCAAGTAAACACTTACCCGTACCAAGGGAAAACCTGACCCCTCCAAGGAACTCGTTACTAGCGAGCCTGTCGTGGTCCCAGACCGTCAGTTCAAGACACCTCTCGGCCAATTCTTGCAACGTGACGTCCTCGTAGATAAAAGTGTGATTCCACACCGGATTCACGGTCTTCTTCACCACAGGAGTCTTCTGTTTCGAGTTCCTTCCTTTGTCCGGCAAGAGATAGCTGCAAGGAGAGTTAAGACGAAGTTACAACACAGTACCAGAGGGCTGCCCAAGTCAACCGATAAGAGGACCTTAAACTAGTAGAACCTGAAACTGCCTCACCTTTTACAGAATGGATCAGATGTACCGTTGGCTTTGTAGGCAGTCAGATACTTGGCCTCCTTGACCAAGACGTGAAGCGTTCCTCTGGATCTCTTTCCCTTCTTCTGAACAGTCATATCTGGTGGCACAAACTTCAGACATACGATTATATCTCCTTTGAAAGATATCGTGTCATCGAACGGCTCAGTCTAAGAGAAAACATAAAGGATTTCACTTAGTATTGTTGATCAAAATGTTCGATTAGACTCACCCTCTCCTGCAGATTGTACCACACCGGGGCCGGGTCATCGAACACTTTATTCTCTAAA includes the following:
- the LOC123315067 gene encoding dnaJ homolog subfamily C member 8; translation: MEANSSKSKDEEIRFESFYTEVKEIEKRDSVLTSKQQIDRLLRPGSTYLNLNPFEVLQIDPELPIDEVKKKYRRLSILVHPDKNQDDAERAQQAFEAVNKAWKVLENEVTRKKCMEVIEEAKGRTDIMLAEKRKKAKKEGKDRIPEDDPEKYRHAIYVLTMKLFADMERKRRDLAERDQEERKRKREAEIEEEELNKAQKEWQKNFEESRQNRVDSWQSFQANTKKSKSSKKIKMFRPPQNKPESR